In a genomic window of Dyadobacter fermentans DSM 18053:
- a CDS encoding serine hydrolase domain-containing protein: MKRLLSLIVALFSVFSVAAQQINTADLDRLLDSLTVHNQSMASVAMLHKGVKIYERAIGYAVIDSTQQVKATPATKYRIGSITKTFTATMIMQLVEEQKLTLDTRLDKYFPSIPEASQITIEMMLRHRSGIHNFTDDAAYWETMTQPKTRAQMLAAFEKSKSDFTPGTTAQYSNTGYVLLGYVIEDITQKSYEKNLQERILSPLGLKNTRFGGKIDPAAGDAHSYTFSKQWDKREETSLTQPLAAGAIVSTAADVATFYEGLFSGKLVSKESLTKMTTLTDMQGLGLARTPFYQRMGYGHSGGLDGFHSVAAYYPADSLSAVVLSNGVDYGSNDILIATLSTFYKAPVTIPDFRAMDLKPEELDAYVGEYASQQIPQKVTISRENRRLFMHVAGQPALRLTPVKKDVFKFDSAALTIEFRSKDGEFTLTQGGAVYVFKK; encoded by the coding sequence ATGAAACGCCTTTTATCGCTGATCGTCGCATTATTTTCCGTTTTTTCCGTAGCTGCCCAGCAGATCAATACAGCCGATCTCGACCGGCTCCTGGATTCACTCACGGTCCACAATCAGTCGATGGCCAGCGTGGCGATGCTGCACAAGGGCGTGAAGATCTACGAGCGGGCCATTGGCTATGCCGTGATCGACAGTACGCAACAGGTGAAAGCGACCCCCGCGACCAAATACCGCATCGGTTCCATTACCAAGACTTTCACGGCTACGATGATCATGCAGCTGGTGGAGGAGCAGAAACTCACGCTGGACACCCGTTTGGACAAATATTTCCCTTCAATACCCGAAGCGTCGCAAATTACGATCGAGATGATGCTCCGGCATCGCAGCGGCATCCACAATTTTACCGACGACGCGGCATATTGGGAAACGATGACCCAACCGAAGACGAGAGCTCAGATGCTCGCCGCTTTTGAGAAAAGCAAATCCGATTTCACGCCCGGAACGACGGCCCAGTACAGCAATACCGGCTATGTTCTGCTTGGCTACGTGATTGAGGACATTACCCAGAAATCTTACGAGAAGAATTTGCAGGAACGCATTCTTTCACCTTTGGGCCTGAAAAACACGCGGTTCGGTGGCAAAATCGACCCGGCCGCCGGCGATGCGCATTCCTATACATTCTCAAAACAATGGGACAAGCGTGAGGAGACCAGCCTGACCCAGCCATTGGCGGCCGGTGCCATCGTATCAACCGCCGCGGATGTGGCGACGTTTTATGAAGGGCTGTTTTCAGGTAAGTTGGTATCAAAAGAAAGCCTCACTAAAATGACCACCCTGACGGACATGCAAGGGCTGGGCCTTGCGCGCACGCCTTTTTATCAGCGCATGGGCTACGGGCATTCGGGCGGTTTGGATGGTTTCCATTCCGTTGCCGCTTATTATCCCGCCGATAGCCTTTCCGCGGTGGTTCTTTCCAACGGCGTCGATTACGGGTCGAACGACATTCTCATTGCAACGCTAAGCACCTTTTACAAGGCGCCTGTCACCATCCCCGATTTCAGGGCGATGGATTTGAAACCGGAGGAGCTGGATGCCTATGTGGGCGAGTATGCAAGTCAGCAGATTCCTCAAAAAGTAACCATCTCGCGCGAAAACAGACGGTTGTTTATGCATGTTGCCGGTCAGCCCGCATTACGCCTCACACCGGTCAAAAAGGACGTTTTCAAATTCGATTCCGCCGCGCTTACCATCGAATTCCGGTCGAAGGATGGGGAATTTACGCTTACGCAGGGCGGCGCGGTGTACGTCTTCAAAAAGTAA
- the katG gene encoding catalase/peroxidase HPI, producing MENGSNDISKCPFHNGTMNHNVGGGGTRNRDWWPNQLKLNILRQHSSLSSPMGEDFNYAEAFKSLDLEAVKTDLHALMTDSQDWWPADFGHYGPLFIRMAWHSAGTYRVFDGRGGGGSGQQRFAPLNSWPDNVSLDKARRLLWPIKQKYGNKISWADLLILAGNIALESMGFKTFGFAGGRADVWEADEDVYWGSENTWLGNDRRYAHGQPGLAEPGVLVSDEDAGGTTHSRNLEEPLAAAHMGLIYVNPEGPDGNPDPIAAAKDIRDTFGRMAMNDEETVALIAGGHSFGKTHGAASSDHVGAEPEGADLENQGLGWSNSFGTGKGAHTITSGLEVTWTTTPTQWSNNFFENLFAFEWELTKSPGGAHQWVAKDAGEIIPDAYDGSKKHRPTMLTTDLSLRFDPAYEKISRHFLENPDAFADAFARAWFKLTHRDMGPRARYLGADVPQEVLIWQDPVPAVDHDLVTDSDIAGLKANILASGLTVPELVATAWASASTFRGSDKRGGANGARIRLAPQKDWKVNNPAQLQKVLRTLESIQQEFNATTGGRKISLADLIVLAGSAAVEKAAQDAGHAVTVPFTPGRTDASQEQTDVESVGHLEPIADGFRNYRGTKFKVSTEELLIDKAQLLTLSAPEMTVLLGGLRVLNINFDGSKHGVFTQRPGVLTNDFFVNLLDMNTAWKAMGDDRETYLGSDRASGQPKWTASRADLVFGSHAELRAIAEIYASADSGAKFAKDFVAAWTKVMNLDRFDLV from the coding sequence ATGGAAAACGGATCAAACGACATCAGCAAGTGCCCTTTTCACAATGGGACAATGAATCACAATGTAGGCGGCGGCGGTACCAGGAACCGCGACTGGTGGCCCAACCAGCTGAAACTGAATATTCTGCGCCAGCATTCATCCCTATCCAGCCCGATGGGCGAAGATTTCAATTACGCCGAAGCGTTTAAAAGCCTCGATCTGGAAGCAGTGAAAACAGACCTCCATGCCCTGATGACGGATTCGCAGGACTGGTGGCCGGCAGATTTCGGACATTACGGGCCATTATTCATTCGTATGGCCTGGCATAGCGCGGGTACTTACCGCGTGTTCGACGGCCGGGGTGGCGGTGGCTCGGGACAGCAGCGGTTTGCGCCGCTCAACAGCTGGCCCGATAACGTGAGCCTCGACAAGGCCCGTCGCCTGCTTTGGCCTATCAAACAAAAATATGGCAATAAAATCTCCTGGGCCGACTTACTGATCCTGGCCGGGAACATCGCATTGGAATCGATGGGTTTCAAGACATTCGGGTTTGCCGGCGGGCGCGCGGATGTGTGGGAAGCCGACGAAGATGTATACTGGGGCTCTGAAAACACCTGGCTGGGTAACGACCGCCGCTATGCCCACGGCCAGCCGGGCCTTGCCGAACCCGGCGTGCTCGTTTCCGACGAAGATGCCGGTGGAACGACGCATTCCCGCAACCTGGAAGAACCGCTCGCGGCGGCACACATGGGCCTTATTTATGTAAATCCCGAAGGACCAGACGGCAACCCCGACCCGATCGCAGCCGCAAAAGACATTCGTGATACGTTCGGCCGGATGGCGATGAATGACGAAGAAACCGTGGCGCTCATTGCCGGCGGCCATAGCTTCGGTAAAACGCACGGAGCGGCGTCTTCGGACCATGTTGGTGCGGAACCCGAAGGTGCCGACCTGGAAAACCAGGGCCTGGGATGGAGCAACAGCTTCGGGACTGGGAAGGGCGCACACACCATTACCAGCGGCCTGGAAGTGACCTGGACCACGACGCCCACCCAATGGAGCAACAACTTTTTCGAAAACCTCTTCGCATTCGAATGGGAGCTTACTAAAAGCCCCGGCGGAGCGCATCAATGGGTAGCCAAAGATGCAGGTGAAATCATCCCCGACGCGTACGACGGCAGCAAAAAACACCGTCCTACCATGCTTACCACCGACCTTTCGCTGCGTTTCGACCCTGCATATGAGAAAATCTCGCGGCATTTCCTGGAAAACCCGGATGCATTCGCCGACGCATTCGCCCGCGCGTGGTTCAAGCTGACGCACCGCGATATGGGCCCGCGTGCCCGCTACCTGGGTGCGGACGTGCCTCAGGAAGTGCTGATCTGGCAAGATCCCGTTCCGGCTGTGGACCATGACCTGGTGACTGACAGCGATATTGCAGGCTTGAAAGCGAATATCCTTGCATCGGGACTGACCGTGCCGGAGCTGGTGGCAACGGCATGGGCCTCGGCGTCGACATTCCGTGGTTCGGATAAGCGCGGCGGCGCAAACGGTGCCCGCATTCGTCTGGCGCCTCAGAAGGACTGGAAAGTGAACAATCCGGCACAGCTGCAAAAAGTACTTCGCACGCTGGAAAGCATTCAGCAGGAGTTTAATGCAACCACGGGCGGACGCAAAATCTCCCTCGCCGACCTGATCGTGCTGGCGGGCAGTGCGGCTGTGGAAAAGGCTGCTCAGGACGCGGGGCACGCCGTCACCGTTCCGTTCACACCCGGCCGGACCGACGCATCGCAGGAGCAAACCGACGTGGAATCCGTTGGCCACCTCGAACCGATCGCCGATGGTTTCCGCAACTACCGCGGCACGAAATTCAAAGTATCCACCGAGGAACTGCTGATCGACAAAGCGCAGTTACTGACGCTCAGCGCACCTGAAATGACGGTATTACTCGGCGGCCTGCGTGTTTTGAATATCAACTTCGACGGATCGAAACACGGCGTATTCACACAGCGCCCGGGCGTGCTCACGAACGATTTCTTTGTAAACCTGCTGGATATGAACACAGCATGGAAAGCAATGGGCGATGACCGTGAAACGTACCTCGGAAGCGACCGCGCCAGCGGCCAGCCCAAATGGACCGCCTCACGCGCCGACCTCGTGTTTGGCTCGCACGCGGAGCTCCGGGCGATCGCCGAAATCTACGCGAGCGCCGATTCCGGTGCGAAGTTCGCGAAGGACTTCGTTGCCGCCTGGACCAAGGTCATGAACCTCGACCGTTTCGACCTGGTCTGA
- a CDS encoding DUF3574 domain-containing protein: MKQLLSLAAVTCLCLTSCASYQRSDLYFGRNIPDGGTVSEQQWKQFSDSVISAYFPEGYTEWDASGRWKDTKTRETITEPTKVVTFLGKKTRQRNAALDTIAQSYRRTFRQQSVLRTDMKAKTRFIGQTP; this comes from the coding sequence ATGAAACAACTGCTTAGCCTGGCCGCAGTGACCTGCCTCTGCCTGACATCCTGTGCCTCCTACCAGCGCAGCGATCTGTATTTTGGCCGCAATATTCCCGACGGCGGCACTGTGAGCGAGCAGCAATGGAAGCAATTCAGCGACAGCGTCATCAGCGCCTATTTCCCCGAAGGTTACACCGAATGGGACGCCAGCGGCCGCTGGAAAGACACGAAGACGAGGGAAACGATCACCGAACCGACCAAAGTCGTCACTTTTTTAGGTAAAAAAACCAGGCAGCGAAACGCCGCACTCGACACCATTGCCCAAAGCTACCGGCGCACTTTCCGTCAGCAGAGCGTCCTTCGGACCGATATGAAGGCGAAAACGCGATTCATTGGTCAAACCCCGTGA
- a CDS encoding VOC family protein gives MQKVVPHLWFDKEAGEAAEFYTAIFPESSITGDSTMPGSPSGDGRMLTFELWNQKFWAVNAGPLFKINPSICLW, from the coding sequence ATGCAAAAAGTAGTTCCACATTTATGGTTTGACAAGGAAGCCGGCGAAGCGGCGGAGTTCTACACCGCTATATTCCCCGAATCCAGCATTACCGGCGACAGCACGATGCCAGGCTCGCCGTCAGGCGACGGACGGATGCTCACTTTCGAGCTTTGGAACCAGAAGTTCTGGGCGGTTAACGCCGGGCCGCTGTTCAAAATCAACCCATCCATATGTTTATGGTGA
- a CDS encoding VOC family protein — translation MVNFDPLFFGASDDPAAAAREKLDEVWNKLVEGGSVLMPIDQYPFSQRYGWVMDRFSVSWQLILTNPEGEPRPSILPSLMFVGDQCGNAEEAIRFYCSVFPDSRIGGIHHYPETPGPDKEGTVMFADFQLSDSWFAAMDSAQAHQFGFNEAVSLLINCEDQAEMDYFTQQMSAVPEAEQCGWIKDKFGVSWQISPIALEEMLIRGSRGQIDRVSQALFPMKRIDLAALEEVFNSAKAGD, via the coding sequence ATGGTGAATTTCGACCCGCTTTTCTTCGGTGCGTCGGACGATCCCGCTGCGGCCGCCCGCGAAAAGCTCGATGAAGTGTGGAACAAGCTGGTCGAAGGAGGCTCGGTGCTGATGCCGATTGATCAGTATCCATTTAGCCAGCGGTATGGATGGGTGATGGACAGGTTTAGTGTTTCCTGGCAGCTCATTCTCACCAATCCCGAAGGTGAACCCCGGCCGTCCATTCTGCCGTCGCTCATGTTTGTCGGCGATCAGTGCGGTAATGCGGAGGAAGCAATCCGCTTCTACTGCTCGGTCTTCCCGGATTCGCGGATCGGCGGCATACACCATTACCCCGAAACCCCCGGTCCCGACAAGGAGGGTACGGTCATGTTTGCCGATTTTCAATTGTCCGACTCATGGTTTGCCGCAATGGACAGCGCACAGGCGCATCAGTTTGGGTTTAATGAGGCAGTTTCCCTGCTGATCAACTGCGAGGATCAGGCCGAAATGGATTATTTTACCCAACAAATGTCGGCCGTTCCCGAGGCCGAGCAATGCGGGTGGATCAAGGACAAATTCGGCGTATCGTGGCAGATTTCGCCCATTGCATTGGAAGAAATGCTGATCCGCGGCTCGCGCGGGCAGATCGACCGCGTATCCCAGGCATTGTTTCCGATGAAGCGTATCGATCTGGCTGCTTTGGAAGAGGTTTTCAACTCAGCAAAGGCAGGGGATTGA
- a CDS encoding DUF6766 family protein: MSRSKHSYFYRNSLSIVFITLFLVALVAQAVFGWHLHNDELTKLGAAAIGFTEYLSSGHFFSATFENFQSEFLQMAMYVMLTISLRQIGSAESKDLEKPEVVDREPDPSKEDAPGPVKRGGWRLTLYKNSLSLSFLILFLVSWVGHLYGSFIDHNEQQVLQGEAPQTLAAYLGEPDFWFETFQNWQSEFLSVASIVILSIFLRQQGSPESKPVDAAHMETGK, encoded by the coding sequence ATGTCCAGGTCAAAACACAGCTATTTTTATCGGAACAGTTTATCCATTGTTTTTATCACACTATTCCTTGTGGCGCTTGTAGCCCAGGCAGTTTTCGGGTGGCACCTGCACAACGACGAGCTCACCAAGCTGGGCGCCGCCGCCATTGGTTTCACGGAATACCTGTCGAGCGGGCACTTCTTTTCGGCCACATTCGAGAATTTTCAGAGTGAATTCCTGCAAATGGCTATGTATGTGATGCTTACCATCTCGCTCAGGCAGATCGGCTCGGCGGAATCCAAAGACCTGGAAAAGCCCGAGGTGGTGGACCGCGAGCCCGATCCGTCGAAGGAAGATGCGCCCGGCCCCGTCAAACGCGGCGGATGGCGGCTGACGCTTTACAAAAATTCCCTTTCACTCAGCTTCCTTATCCTGTTTCTCGTGAGCTGGGTAGGGCATCTCTACGGCAGTTTTATCGATCACAACGAGCAGCAGGTGCTGCAAGGCGAAGCCCCGCAAACCCTGGCCGCGTACCTGGGTGAACCGGATTTCTGGTTCGAAACTTTCCAGAACTGGCAGAGTGAGTTTTTGTCGGTGGCGTCAATCGTCATTCTCTCCATATTTCTGCGGCAGCAGGGGTCGCCGGAATCCAAGCCGGTGGACGCGGCGCATATGGAAACGGGCAAATAG
- a CDS encoding alpha-amylase family protein, which yields MNKLLIRLLLLVCVPMLACAQDKVAPRKFKENFWYKNSIIYNLEIGVFKDSDGDGRGDINGVIQQLDYLKMLGVDVIWLAPFQPSPGADDGYDVADYYGVDPKLGTSGDFAELMHQARKRGMRIIMDLVINHTSDQHPWFKNARSARNSRYRDWYVWSPTKPRNADKGMVFPGVQKSVWTLDSASNEYYYHRFYKFQPDLNFMNPEVMQETQRIIGYWLNQGISGFRLDAVPFIIEVPHSNPEKPKLDFDFLKDIRQFTQSRQADAAILGEANVEPKESVNYFGENGEGIQLMFNFFANQHLFYAFATGDLAPFRSAMEATSEISESSQWAYFLRNHDEIDLGRLTDRQRERIYAAMGPDTNMQLYERGIRRRLAPMMNNDRRRLEMAYSLLFSLPGATVIRYGEEIGMGDDLRLKERLSVRTPMQWSAAKNAGFTTADTAFRPVINEGEYGFRTINAESQWRDSTSLLHRVAAIMKMRKACPEIGLGTSTIVDAGSKDILAIRYDYEGRSMLVLHNFTNAPRKADLTVGKTKWYNLWNSTGDYDAANGRLAVELPAYGYSWYRSGQVLP from the coding sequence ATGAACAAATTGCTCATCCGCCTCCTGCTCCTCGTGTGTGTGCCTATGCTTGCCTGTGCGCAGGACAAAGTGGCACCACGGAAGTTCAAGGAGAATTTTTGGTATAAAAACAGCATTATCTACAATCTCGAAATAGGGGTATTCAAAGACAGCGACGGCGATGGCCGGGGCGATATCAATGGCGTGATCCAGCAGCTCGATTACCTCAAAATGCTGGGCGTGGACGTGATCTGGCTCGCGCCGTTCCAGCCGTCGCCCGGCGCCGACGACGGCTACGACGTGGCCGATTATTACGGCGTAGATCCCAAATTGGGCACCAGCGGCGATTTCGCCGAGCTCATGCATCAGGCACGAAAACGGGGCATGCGGATCATCATGGACCTGGTGATCAACCACACGTCCGACCAACATCCGTGGTTCAAAAACGCCCGCAGCGCACGCAACTCCCGCTACCGCGACTGGTACGTTTGGTCGCCCACCAAGCCGCGCAATGCCGATAAGGGAATGGTATTTCCGGGTGTTCAAAAAAGCGTGTGGACGCTGGATAGTGCCAGCAACGAATACTACTATCATCGTTTCTACAAATTTCAGCCCGATCTCAATTTCATGAACCCGGAAGTGATGCAGGAGACGCAGCGGATCATCGGGTACTGGCTCAATCAGGGCATTTCGGGCTTCCGGCTCGACGCCGTGCCATTCATTATCGAAGTACCGCATTCGAACCCCGAAAAGCCTAAGCTCGACTTCGATTTCCTGAAAGACATCCGCCAGTTCACGCAGTCGCGTCAAGCCGATGCCGCCATACTCGGCGAAGCGAATGTGGAACCTAAAGAAAGCGTCAACTATTTCGGCGAAAACGGCGAGGGTATCCAGCTGATGTTCAATTTCTTTGCAAACCAGCATTTGTTTTATGCATTCGCTACCGGCGACCTGGCACCGTTCAGGTCGGCGATGGAGGCCACTTCCGAAATCAGCGAGAGCTCGCAATGGGCCTATTTCCTGCGAAATCATGACGAAATAGACCTCGGGCGGCTCACCGACCGCCAACGCGAGCGCATTTACGCCGCAATGGGCCCCGACACCAATATGCAATTGTACGAACGCGGCATTCGCCGGCGCCTTGCCCCAATGATGAACAACGATCGCCGCCGGCTTGAAATGGCTTACAGCCTGCTGTTCTCACTGCCCGGCGCAACGGTGATCCGTTACGGGGAAGAAATCGGGATGGGCGACGATCTCCGGCTCAAAGAACGCCTCTCGGTACGGACGCCCATGCAATGGAGCGCCGCTAAAAACGCAGGTTTCACCACGGCCGACACGGCATTCCGCCCGGTGATCAATGAGGGTGAATACGGTTTCCGGACCATTAATGCCGAAAGCCAGTGGCGCGACAGCACTTCGCTGCTCCACCGGGTGGCGGCCATTATGAAAATGCGGAAAGCATGCCCGGAAATCGGGCTGGGCACTTCTACGATCGTCGACGCCGGCTCGAAAGATATCCTTGCGATCCGTTATGACTATGAAGGCAGGTCGATGCTAGTGCTGCACAACTTCACCAATGCACCGCGAAAGGCCGATTTGACGGTGGGGAAAACCAAATGGTACAATCTCTGGAACAGCACGGGCGATTACGATGCAGCTAACGGACGTCTGGCGGTAGAATTGCCAGCTTACGGTTACAGCTGGTACCGGTCCGGCCAGGTTCTCCCCTGA